One genomic segment of Gossypium arboreum isolate Shixiya-1 chromosome 3, ASM2569848v2, whole genome shotgun sequence includes these proteins:
- the LOC128290610 gene encoding uncharacterized protein LOC128290610: protein MNKGREEVNDDDTKQDGKVVAYASRQFKTHEANYPTHDLELAAIVFALKNWMHYLYGERCIIYTDHKSFNLFNNESLLAELQIKLTWIEQIQVRQLEDESLGLRFRQVESGSTTDFRLNNDGVLYFCGQICVPNDADLSQAIMRKTHSIPCAMHPGGNKMYRDLRKLYWWSGLKGEKSYADLKRRGIEYSVEDFVFLKISPWKKYSGFLVACSFGSGGS, encoded by the exons gatggtaaggttgtggcataTGCATCTCGTCAGTTCAAGACGCATGAGGcaaactatccgacgcatgatttggaattggccgccatAGTCTTTGCTTTGAAAAATTGGATGCACTATCTGTACGGCGAgaggtgtattatctacactgatcacaaaagcttcAA TTTGTTCAACAACGAAAGTTTGTTGGCTGAGCTACAGATTAAACTGACTTGGATAGAACAGATTCAGGTTAGGCAGTTAGAGGATGAATCGTTGGGTCTTCGATTTCGTCAAGTGGAGAGTGGCAGCACTACGGACTTTAGGCTAAATAATGATGGGGTACTCTATTTTTGTggtcagatttgtgtaccgaatgatGCTGATCTGAGCCAGGCTATTATGAGAAAGACGCATAGTATCCCTTGTGCTATGCACcctggtgggaataagatgtaccgagatcttCGAAAACTATACTGGTGGTCGGGTTTGAAAGGGGAG aagtcttatgctgatctgaagagGCGTgggattgagtattctgtggaggATTTCGTATTTCTCAAgatctcgccatggaagaag TATTCTGGTTTTTTAGTTGCTTGTTCTTTCG GTTCTGGAGGTTCGTAG